From Nicotiana tabacum cultivar K326 chromosome 20, ASM71507v2, whole genome shotgun sequence, one genomic window encodes:
- the LOC107818324 gene encoding cell division control protein 2 homolog A has protein sequence MDQYEKVEKIGEGTYGVVYKARDRVTNETIALKKIRLEQEDEGVPSTAIREISLLKEMQHVNIVRLQDVVHSEKRLYLVFEYLDLDLKKHMDSCPEFSKDPRLVKMFLYQILRGISYCHSHRVLHRDLKPQNLLIDKRTNALKLADFGLARAFGIPVRTFTHEVVTLWYRAPEILLGARNYSTPVDVWSVGCIFAEMVNQRPLFPGDSEIDELFKIFRVMGTPNEDTWPGVTSLPDYKSAFPKWPPKDLATVVPNLDASGLDLIGKMLCLDPSKRITARSALEHDYFKDIGFVP, from the exons ATGGACCAG TATGAAAAGGTTGAAAAGATTGGTGAAGGAACTTATGGTGTAGTATACAAAGCTCGTGATCGTGTAACGAATGAAACTATTGCACTGAAGAAAATTCGGCTGGAGCAGGAAGATGAGGGTGTGCCGAGCACAGCTATTAGAGAAATCTCTCTCTTGAAAGAGATGCAGCATGTAAACATTGTGAG GTTGCAAGATGTGGTGCACAGTGAGAAGCGATTATATCTAGTCTTTGAATATCTCGACTTGGATTTGAAGAAGCATATGGATTCATGTCCAGAATTCTCTAAGGATCCACGACTTGTAAAG ATGTTTCTGTATCAAATCCTTCGTGGTATTTCTTATTGTCATTCTCATAGAGTTCTTCACCGAGATCTGAAGCCTCAGAACTTGCTGATAGATAAACGTACAAATGCTTTAAAGCTTGCAGACTTTGGATTGGCTAGAGCTTTTGGTATTCCTGTCAGAACTTTCACTCATGAG GTGGTGACCTTATGGTACAGGGCACCAGAAATATTGCTAGGAGCACGCAACTACTCTACTCCTGTTGATGTTTGGTCAGTTGGCTGTATATTTGCTGAGATGGTGAACCAGCGGCCCCTGTTTCCGGGTGACTCCGAGATTGACGAACTTTTCAAGATTTTCAG AGTAATGGGTACTCCTAATGAGGATACGTGGCCTGGAGTGACTTCTCTGCCTGATTATAAATCTGCTTTCCCAAAATGGCCACCTAAG GACTTGGCAACTGTAGTCCCAAATCTTGATGCATCAGGCCTTGATCTCATTGGT AAAATGCTTTGCCTGGATCCCAGCAAGAGAATCACTGCCCGGAGCGCCCTTGAGCATGACTACTTCAAAGATATTGGTTTTGTTCCGTGA